A window from Longimicrobium sp. encodes these proteins:
- a CDS encoding DUF2071 domain-containing protein, whose amino-acid sequence MKPPDPSARGAFLTAEWRWLAMLNYQVPPALLRPLVPAGTELDEWGGVTYASVVGFMFLRTRVLGVPIPFHRDFEELNLRFYVRRKGPEGWRRGVVFVKEIVPRFAIAAVARWVYNENYAALPMRHRNDVRADSGGSVEYGWRHRGRWCTLRASVAGPAAPAAEGSEAEFITEHYWGYARQRDGGTVEYQVEHPRWKVWRAESATLDCDVAALYGPAFAECLSAPPRSALLADGSPIVVRKAARIA is encoded by the coding sequence ATGAAGCCCCCTGACCCCTCCGCCCGCGGCGCCTTCCTGACCGCCGAGTGGCGGTGGCTGGCGATGCTGAACTACCAAGTGCCACCCGCCCTGCTTCGTCCCCTCGTTCCCGCCGGGACGGAGCTGGACGAGTGGGGCGGCGTCACCTACGCCAGCGTGGTGGGATTCATGTTCCTGCGGACGCGGGTGCTGGGCGTGCCCATCCCCTTTCACCGCGACTTTGAGGAGCTGAACCTGCGCTTCTACGTTCGGCGGAAAGGGCCGGAGGGGTGGCGTCGCGGCGTGGTGTTCGTCAAGGAGATCGTGCCGCGCTTCGCCATCGCGGCGGTCGCGCGCTGGGTATACAACGAGAACTACGCCGCGCTGCCCATGCGGCACCGCAACGACGTCCGGGCGGATTCGGGTGGATCGGTGGAGTACGGATGGCGCCACCGCGGCCGCTGGTGCACGCTGCGGGCGTCCGTGGCGGGCCCCGCCGCCCCGGCCGCGGAAGGCTCCGAGGCGGAGTTCATCACGGAGCACTACTGGGGATACGCCCGCCAGCGCGACGGCGGCACGGTAGAGTACCAGGTGGAGCATCCACGCTGGAAGGTGTGGCGCGCTGAATCCGCCACGCTGGACTGCGACGTGGCCGCGCTGTACGGCCCGGCCTTCGCCGAGTGCCTGTCCGCACCGCCCCGCTCCGCCCTGCTCGCCGACGGCTCCCCCATCGTGGTCCGCAAAGCCGCGCGCATCGCCTGA
- a CDS encoding sialidase family protein: MHTRIARSGLMLAACALAGCAQDPTQAQPDGAALSVATAAGGPLHTGPDNDYQPSLFRTSDGRLMTVFERLAPRTNSGDLYVSTSSDNGVSWSAPALIVGTRASERHPSLVQLPSGAFALFYLLVDSKGAYTIQRATSADGRTWTARGAVSLGWGTAGDMNPSVIVDADGSLTMTYQRHNGTTYVGYLARSLDGGATWDALRTTVTGGGQGMLPRITRRAADGLYMATYQATGADGKLAIFAKTSADPYAWPAQATVISTVTDSHDSQPIVLEDGRFLLMYIGLGSDAGYNLYYRTTDGVTWAAPVKVTTDLDLYDVEPHPVLHGTPGRVVLAWGRQRAPSSDFDIWVNPALDIQ; this comes from the coding sequence ATGCACACACGTATCGCACGTTCCGGCCTGATGCTGGCCGCCTGCGCGCTCGCCGGCTGCGCGCAGGATCCCACGCAGGCGCAGCCCGACGGCGCCGCATTGTCCGTTGCCACCGCGGCCGGTGGGCCGCTGCACACGGGGCCGGACAACGATTACCAGCCCAGCCTGTTCCGCACGAGCGACGGCCGCCTGATGACGGTCTTCGAACGCCTGGCGCCGCGCACGAATTCCGGCGACCTGTACGTGTCGACCTCGTCGGACAACGGCGTGTCGTGGTCCGCGCCGGCGCTGATCGTGGGCACCCGGGCGAGCGAGCGCCACCCGTCCCTGGTCCAGCTGCCCTCGGGAGCGTTCGCGCTCTTCTATCTGCTGGTCGATTCCAAGGGCGCGTACACCATCCAGCGCGCGACGTCGGCGGATGGCAGGACGTGGACGGCCCGCGGGGCGGTGAGCCTGGGATGGGGCACGGCTGGCGACATGAACCCCTCCGTCATCGTGGACGCGGACGGGTCGCTGACGATGACGTACCAGCGCCACAACGGAACCACGTACGTGGGATACCTGGCGCGCAGCCTGGACGGGGGCGCCACCTGGGATGCGCTCCGCACGACGGTGACCGGCGGCGGCCAGGGGATGCTGCCCCGCATCACCCGCCGCGCGGCCGACGGGCTGTACATGGCCACGTACCAGGCGACGGGCGCGGACGGCAAGCTCGCCATCTTCGCGAAGACCTCCGCCGACCCGTACGCCTGGCCCGCGCAGGCGACGGTGATCTCCACGGTGACGGACTCGCACGATTCGCAGCCCATCGTGCTGGAAGACGGGCGCTTCCTGCTGATGTACATCGGCCTGGGGAGCGACGCGGGCTACAACCTGTACTACCGCACCACCGATGGCGTCACCTGGGCCGCGCCGGTGAAGGTGACGACGGACCTCGATCTGTACGACGTGGAGCCGCACCCGGTGCTGCACGGCACGCCCGGGCGCGTGGTCCTGGCCTGGGGGCGCCAGCGTGCCCCCTCGTCGGACTTCGACATCTGGGTCAATCCCGCGCTCGACATCCAGTAG
- a CDS encoding M3 family metallopeptidase yields MNPIASALMTTTAEPRAVLHDNPLLTYRAAIPFDRIRAAHVVPAVRAALAQAAEELNAIIQLNGPRTYDNTVGALEEVTERMGRVTRPMGHLLSVMDTPDLRQAWQTVLPEISAFSARLALNPELWAAVKAYAETDDARALRGVRARHLEKVVLDFRRAGADLPPAQKERVEALRVELSQLGQTYANHVLDSTNAWEMVLTDEAELEGLPESALAQARAAAAAKGVDGWRFTLQLPSYQPFMQYAARRDLRQRMYDAYMNRAADGPHDNRPVLRRILAVRRELAEILGFADWADYTLEDSMAGSGARAVEFEADLVARTRPVWQRQIAELEAFARAELGMNEMAPWDMSYAIEQMRRARYDLDAEELRPYFPLDRVLEGLFEIARRLFGVRVQPRRVDEVWHPEVGFYDVYDEAGSLLGGFYADWYPREEKRGGAWMGGLVVGGPRAEGWEPHLAVVAANVSPPEGGRPALLTHREVQTVFHEFGHLLHHVLSRVEVPALGGTRVATDWVELPSQIMENWTWERPALDLFARHWDTGEPIPEALFQKMKAARVHMGAHLQMRQLSFGTMDLELHVHFDPASGEDPVERAQRVMEGFHARPEYAHDHFVTSFAHIFSGGYGAGYYSYLWSEVLDADAFSRFEREGLFSREVGRDFVEHVLSQGDAADPADLFRRFMGRDPDPAALLRRNLGVEAA; encoded by the coding sequence GTGAACCCGATCGCATCCGCGTTGATGACCACCACCGCCGAACCCCGGGCTGTCCTCCACGACAACCCGCTGCTCACGTACCGGGCCGCCATTCCGTTCGACCGCATCCGGGCCGCGCACGTGGTGCCCGCGGTGCGCGCCGCGCTGGCGCAGGCGGCGGAGGAGCTGAACGCCATCATCCAGCTGAACGGGCCCCGCACGTACGACAACACCGTCGGCGCGCTGGAAGAGGTGACGGAGCGGATGGGGCGGGTCACCCGGCCGATGGGGCACCTGTTGTCGGTGATGGACACGCCCGACCTTCGCCAGGCGTGGCAGACGGTGCTCCCCGAGATCTCGGCGTTCAGCGCCCGGCTGGCGTTGAACCCGGAGCTGTGGGCGGCGGTAAAGGCGTACGCCGAGACGGACGATGCCCGGGCGCTGCGGGGGGTGAGGGCGCGGCACCTGGAAAAGGTGGTGCTCGACTTCCGCCGCGCGGGCGCCGACCTGCCCCCGGCGCAGAAGGAGCGGGTCGAGGCGCTGCGGGTGGAGCTGTCGCAGCTTGGGCAAACGTACGCCAACCACGTCCTGGACAGCACCAACGCGTGGGAGATGGTGCTGACCGACGAGGCGGAGCTGGAGGGCCTTCCGGAGTCGGCGCTGGCGCAGGCGCGCGCCGCGGCCGCGGCCAAGGGGGTGGATGGATGGCGCTTCACCCTGCAGCTGCCCTCGTACCAGCCGTTCATGCAGTACGCCGCCCGCCGCGACCTGCGCCAGCGGATGTACGACGCGTACATGAACCGCGCGGCGGACGGCCCTCACGACAACCGCCCCGTGCTGCGGCGCATCCTGGCCGTGCGCCGCGAACTGGCCGAAATCCTGGGCTTCGCCGACTGGGCCGACTACACGCTCGAAGACAGCATGGCCGGCAGCGGCGCGCGCGCGGTGGAGTTCGAGGCAGACCTGGTGGCGCGCACCCGGCCCGTGTGGCAGCGGCAGATCGCCGAGTTGGAGGCGTTCGCGCGCGCCGAGCTGGGGATGAACGAGATGGCGCCGTGGGACATGTCGTACGCCATCGAGCAGATGCGCCGCGCCCGCTACGACCTGGATGCCGAGGAGCTGCGTCCGTACTTCCCGCTGGACCGCGTGCTGGAGGGATTGTTCGAGATCGCCCGGCGCCTGTTCGGCGTGCGCGTGCAGCCGCGCCGCGTGGACGAGGTGTGGCACCCCGAGGTGGGCTTCTACGACGTGTACGACGAGGCGGGGAGCCTGCTGGGCGGGTTCTACGCCGACTGGTACCCGCGCGAGGAAAAGCGCGGCGGCGCGTGGATGGGCGGGCTGGTCGTCGGCGGCCCGCGGGCGGAGGGGTGGGAGCCGCACCTGGCCGTGGTGGCGGCCAACGTGTCACCGCCGGAGGGCGGCCGCCCCGCCCTGCTGACGCATCGCGAGGTACAGACCGTCTTCCACGAGTTCGGGCACCTGCTTCACCACGTGCTTTCGCGCGTGGAGGTGCCCGCGCTGGGGGGCACGCGCGTGGCCACGGACTGGGTGGAGCTCCCGTCGCAGATCATGGAGAACTGGACGTGGGAGCGCCCCGCGCTGGACCTTTTCGCGCGGCACTGGGACACGGGCGAGCCCATTCCCGAGGCGCTGTTCCAGAAGATGAAGGCGGCGCGGGTGCACATGGGCGCGCACCTGCAGATGCGGCAGCTGAGCTTCGGAACGATGGACCTGGAGCTTCACGTGCACTTCGATCCGGCCTCGGGCGAGGACCCCGTGGAGCGGGCGCAGCGGGTGATGGAGGGGTTCCACGCGCGCCCCGAGTACGCGCACGACCACTTCGTCACCAGCTTCGCGCACATCTTCTCGGGTGGATATGGAGCCGGGTACTACAGCTACCTGTGGTCCGAGGTGCTGGATGCGGACGCGTTCAGCCGGTTCGAGCGCGAGGGGCTGTTCAGCCGCGAGGTGGGGCGGGATTTCGTGGAGCACGTGCTCAGCCAGGGCGACGCCGCGGACCCCGCGGACCTGTTCCGCCGCTTCATGGGCCGCGACCCGGACCCCGCCGCGCTGCTGAGGCGCAATCTGGGGGTTGAGGCGGCGTAA